One part of the Brevundimonas subvibrioides ATCC 15264 genome encodes these proteins:
- a CDS encoding amidohydrolase, which produces MLRVFLTTAAFAALALPANAQDLVIRGGTIHTGVEAAPTAEVVIARGGRIAYAGSAADAPPAEGLPVIDLKGATLFPGFTDGHAHLDGIGWRELTLNLEGSTSVVDAMARLTAWAETHPEGVIVGRGWIETRWPESANGARFLTAADLDAAAPGRIVLLQRADGHASVASTPSLERLGITAQTEAPFGGEILKGPDGRPTGLFVDAAEQLLAPLMPQADPEQTREAYRAGFRVEAAYGWTGVHFMSAPWRDIPLLEAMAEAGEAPLRIYNSVTPDGAQALFASGPRQTADGRIITRAVKYYADGALGSRGAALFAPYSDAPETTGLMQITSDQIVPLYEQALRSGIQIATHAIGDRGNASVAEWYAAALNAVPAAERPDGADVRLRIEHAQILRPSDYHWFKDLPIIASMQPSHAIGDFHFAPARLGDARLDGAYAWHSLVDLGVIVVGGSDAPVERGDPLIEFYAAVARRDLEGVQRPDWRPDEAVDRATALKMFTLWPAYASFRENELGTIEVGKRADFTAFDIDLMTVPEADIPKGHAVLTVVDGRVVYQAD; this is translated from the coding sequence ATGCTTCGCGTCTTCCTGACCACGGCCGCCTTCGCCGCCCTCGCCCTGCCGGCCAACGCCCAGGATCTGGTCATCCGGGGCGGCACGATCCACACCGGGGTCGAGGCCGCGCCCACGGCCGAGGTCGTCATCGCGCGGGGCGGCCGCATCGCCTATGCCGGATCGGCGGCCGACGCGCCCCCGGCCGAGGGCCTGCCGGTCATCGACCTGAAGGGCGCGACCCTGTTCCCCGGCTTCACCGACGGTCATGCCCATCTGGACGGCATCGGCTGGCGCGAGCTGACCCTGAACCTCGAGGGCTCCACCTCGGTCGTGGACGCCATGGCCCGGCTGACGGCCTGGGCGGAGACCCACCCCGAGGGCGTCATCGTCGGGCGCGGCTGGATCGAGACCCGCTGGCCCGAGAGCGCCAACGGCGCGCGCTTCCTGACCGCCGCCGATCTCGACGCCGCCGCCCCGGGCCGGATCGTCCTGCTGCAGCGCGCGGACGGTCACGCCTCGGTGGCCTCCACCCCCTCGCTGGAGCGGCTGGGCATCACGGCCCAAACCGAGGCACCGTTCGGGGGCGAGATCCTGAAAGGTCCGGACGGCCGGCCGACCGGCCTGTTCGTCGACGCCGCCGAGCAGCTGCTGGCCCCGCTGATGCCCCAGGCCGATCCGGAGCAGACGCGGGAGGCCTACCGCGCCGGGTTCCGCGTCGAGGCCGCCTACGGCTGGACCGGGGTGCATTTCATGAGCGCGCCCTGGCGGGACATTCCCCTGCTGGAAGCCATGGCCGAGGCGGGCGAGGCCCCCTTGCGGATCTACAACAGCGTCACGCCCGACGGGGCGCAGGCCCTGTTCGCCTCGGGCCCGCGCCAGACGGCGGACGGCCGGATCATCACCCGCGCGGTCAAATACTATGCCGACGGGGCGCTGGGATCGCGCGGGGCCGCGCTGTTCGCCCCCTATTCCGACGCGCCGGAGACCACCGGCCTCATGCAGATCACGTCCGACCAGATCGTGCCCCTGTACGAACAGGCCCTGCGCTCCGGCATCCAGATCGCCACCCACGCCATCGGCGACCGCGGCAACGCCTCGGTGGCCGAGTGGTACGCGGCGGCGCTGAACGCGGTGCCTGCGGCAGAGCGACCGGACGGGGCCGACGTGCGGCTGCGGATCGAGCACGCCCAGATCCTGCGGCCCAGCGACTATCACTGGTTCAAGGACCTGCCGATCATCGCCTCGATGCAGCCCAGCCATGCCATCGGCGACTTCCATTTCGCCCCGGCGAGGCTGGGCGACGCCCGGCTGGACGGGGCCTATGCCTGGCACAGCCTGGTGGACCTCGGCGTCATCGTGGTCGGCGGGTCGGACGCCCCGGTCGAGCGCGGCGATCCCCTGATCGAATTCTATGCCGCCGTCGCGCGGCGCGATCTGGAGGGGGTCCAGCGTCCGGACTGGCGGCCGGACGAGGCGGTGGACCGCGCCACGGCGCTGAAGATGTTCACCCTGTGGCCCGCCTATGCCTCGTTCCGCGAGAACGAACTCGGGACGATCGAGGTCGGCAAGCGCGCGGACTTCACCGCCTTCGACATCGACCTGATGACCGTGCCGGAAGCCGACATTCCGAAGGGGCATGCCGTCCTGACCGTGGTCGACGGCCGGGTCGTCTATCAGGCCGACTGA
- a CDS encoding DUF488 family protein, producing MKLFTIGYEAATQGDVIGRLKAAGVETLVDVRAVAASRRAGFSKTLLGQSLNAEGIEYRHLRALGTPKAGREAAKKGYIREMRAIFADHLAEPASQLQLAELRALAADRRVALLCFEADHAGCHRAVLAEQLAAEDGFEVVNL from the coding sequence ATGAAACTGTTCACGATCGGATATGAAGCGGCGACGCAAGGCGATGTCATCGGGCGGCTGAAGGCGGCGGGTGTCGAGACCCTGGTCGACGTGCGCGCCGTGGCGGCGTCACGCCGGGCGGGCTTCTCCAAGACCCTGCTGGGCCAGAGCCTGAACGCCGAGGGGATCGAATACCGGCACCTGCGGGCGCTCGGCACGCCCAAGGCCGGACGGGAAGCTGCGAAGAAGGGATACATCCGCGAGATGCGGGCGATCTTCGCCGATCATCTGGCCGAGCCCGCGTCGCAGCTCCAGCTGGCCGAGCTGAGGGCGCTGGCCGCCGACAGGCGCGTGGCCCTGCTGTGCTTCGAGGCCGACCACGCCGGCTGCCACCGCGCCGTCCTGGCCGAGCAGCTGGCGGCCGAGGACGGGTTCGAGGTGGTGAACCTGTAG